From Chryseobacterium sp. IHB B 17019, one genomic window encodes:
- the rsfS gene encoding ribosome silencing factor, translated as MNKTAEKQALIDKIVEAIQDVKGEDVMIFDLSKIENSVAETFIICSGNSNTQVSALAGSVEKKVRNDLKDRPWHVEGTENSMWVLVDYVTVVVHIFQKEVRAYYDIEELWGDAEITKIESEY; from the coding sequence ATGAATAAAACAGCAGAAAAACAAGCGCTAATAGATAAAATTGTAGAGGCAATCCAAGATGTAAAAGGTGAAGATGTAATGATTTTTGATCTTTCGAAAATTGAAAACTCCGTAGCCGAAACTTTTATAATTTGTAGCGGAAACTCAAATACACAGGTTTCTGCATTGGCGGGAAGTGTAGAGAAAAAAGTAAGAAACGACCTTAAAGACAGACCTTGGCACGTAGAAGGTACCGAAAACTCAATGTGGGTTTTGGTAGATTACGTTACGGTAGTTGTCCATATTTTCCAGAAAGAAGTACGTGCATATTATGATATCGAAGAACTTTGGGGAGATGCGGAAATTACGAAAATTGAAAGTGAATATTAA
- a CDS encoding biotin--[acetyl-CoA-carboxylase] ligase produces the protein MSQLFYLKECPSTNDEISKFLLYENSDFMTLYTFNQTRGRGQYGNTWSSTAEKNLAYTLAVKTQNFTLSDFMFNYYTAIIIRDYLAYLTENKVKIKWPNDIILKNKKIAGILIEKKKINQNNYFIIGCGINVLQEEFDEISNAGSLFTQTGEEFKLEEFTLNLNEFLVEKLKNIPSEEEIMNLFNSNLFRKDEISVFEVNKTRQNGIIRRADKNGELLIEFEDGLHSFYHKEIKLLY, from the coding sequence ATGAGTCAACTATTTTACCTGAAAGAGTGTCCTTCTACTAATGACGAAATTTCAAAGTTTTTACTTTATGAAAATTCAGATTTTATGACATTGTATACATTCAACCAAACCAGAGGTCGCGGTCAATACGGAAATACGTGGTCATCGACGGCTGAAAAAAATTTAGCATATACTTTGGCGGTAAAGACTCAAAACTTTACACTCTCGGATTTTATGTTCAATTATTATACCGCAATTATAATCAGGGATTATCTTGCCTATTTGACTGAAAACAAGGTAAAAATAAAGTGGCCGAACGATATTATCCTTAAAAATAAAAAAATCGCAGGAATTTTAATTGAAAAGAAAAAAATTAACCAAAATAATTATTTCATTATTGGGTGTGGGATTAATGTGCTTCAGGAAGAATTTGACGAAATATCCAATGCGGGCTCGCTCTTCACACAAACCGGAGAAGAATTTAAGCTTGAAGAATTTACTTTAAATCTTAATGAATTTCTTGTCGAAAAATTAAAAAATATCCCATCTGAAGAGGAAATTATGAATCTTTTTAACTCCAATTTGTTCCGGAAAGATGAGATCTCTGTTTTTGAAGTGAATAAAACACGACAAAATGGCATCATTCGAAGAGCCGACAAAAACGGTGAATTGCTGATTGAATTTGAAGATGGTTTACATTCCTTTTATCACAAAGAAATAAAACTGCTTTACTGA